Below is a genomic region from Equus quagga isolate Etosha38 chromosome 17, UCLA_HA_Equagga_1.0, whole genome shotgun sequence.
AAGCCCACACCTGACTTCCACAGAATGATAGCAAAAAAAGTGCTGGACAAGACAAAGAGGGGGAAGAGATGGTCAGGCCATGCTCTCACAGCTTCCTCCCAAGGATTATTAAGATGAGGAACTCACAAACAGCAGCACCCCCATTGAGGCATACAATTCTGGCTTGACACTTGACAGAAAAGGTTTGTGGACaaaaataacccataaccaatctatGAAAActgggatgagtttattctgagccaaatgtgaggaccacaGAGCcaggggccttccttccccatgGAAGGAAGGGCTTCAAAAAAGTgggatgtacagagtggttatataacctcaaagagcatgtttcacatatgattgaaatgtcccttttacaatagtcatgagactgctccgTTCGCACAaccattgatggacacagcaggtagtaggtctgttgtcttgagctgtgtagtcacaggtgagcacagcaatcagttcctagcctagggagagatgcttatccttaaggaaatgcgaatgtgggggaagttgcatctttatcttaaggccatttcttcttgtctttgggacacagcaaatgcttaaggCAGATATACAATGGATGCTCAACGAACATGTCAggaccttttggaaaaacaaagtcaggctgaattaggtttacaccaaatggcttcctcatatactccaatataccctattgcttgccatttttatttgtcaggctGCAGACTTCAGGTCCCCACAGATGATGTAACAAGCACTGGAAGTATGCTGTAGGGTTCTGACACGGAGAAAAACTGGCATGAAGACTAGTGGAATGACACGCACAATCAAGAGAACAGAACACAGAGGCTTGCACACCACAGAAAAACCAGAGACTATTGTTCCAGATAATATGGTAGGCAGTCTGTACTTTCCTTTATCCCTAAATAAAGACACTTAAATCAGATGGACCTTGTCTTGACCAAAGCCCTCACACAAGGAGAAAGGAATGTAGTATCCGGGAATGCGCTCAAGGATGACTCACCCAGCTGCAGGCGCAAGCTGGGCAGCTCACGATCCAGTCCTTCGTTTCCCCATCACTGAAGTGTTAGAGGCAGTCTGCAAGTGAGGAAGCCATAAGGGGAATTCCCCAGgtggaagaacaaaaagaaaaagccaccCAGTAGCTGCTGGGAAAAATCCCAAAACAGCCTCCTCCAAGTCAACTAGCCACAGGCAGAGGCTCCTCCCATGCGGGTCACCAGAAATTTGATATTGAGCAATGGGCTCACTCTTCTCCCCatgatctgagccaattaatcacaatgagTTAGGGATCGAGAAAGGAAGCTTTAATTCAATTAGCAAGCAGATCAGAAGATGGGTGATTAATGTCTCAAAAAACCTGtcttcaaggattacagaatcttgaggcagttatatggGGAAAATAGGCAGTAAGGAGAGGGATTAGGAAGGTCAGGCTTCAGGCATGACAGACTTCAGGGTCTTTCATcgttcttttcttctgtcaatGATGATGAATATCTTGTACATGTGTTTCtcacctgtggtcagcctgttcctggagagaaactcatagaacagttttaatttatcaagctatgGGAGAGTATAAATGTAAGaagaggccataaatcaggacaGCACATGAATTATTAGAGTTCGTGCAGAGCAgcaagtagtcacacagaggtggggctggggtcaTTCAGCGTTACAAGATGGCTTCACTTATGCTCACTTATagctttatacatattttttcctcccgccctcttatttatttttttgatgataacACTTAATATAAGATCTATCCTCTTggcaaaattttaagtatacagtacagATTGTTAACTATAGGCGTTATggtgtacagtagatctctaggacttatatggtgttgggaaaagtggatatctacacgcaaaagaatgaaattggacccctaacttcaccatacacaaaaatcaactcaaatggattaaagacttaaatttaagacctgaaactgtaaaatccTTAGACgaaaacataggaaaagatcttcttgacattggtcttggcaatgatttcttggatatgacaccaaaagcgaaagcaacaaaagcaaaaatcaacaagcagaactacatcaaattaaaaagcttctgcacagcaaaggaaataatcaacaaagtgaaaaggcaacctacagaatcagataaaatatttgcaaaccatacatctgataaagggctcATATCCAAATTATAaggaactcaatagcaaaaaaacaaaactcctgggcaaatatcttgaatatatatttcttaaaagaaaacatacaaatagccaacacacatatgaaaaagtgctcaacatcactaatcatgagggaaatgcaaatcaaaaccacaatgagttatcacctcacacctgttaggatggccattatcaaaaaaataaaagatagcaAGTATTggggaggctgtggagaaaagggaacccttgtagaCTGttcgtgggaatgtaaattggcagccactatggaaaacaatatggagattcctcaaaagattaaaatagaactactgtatgatctagcaatcccacttctgggtacatatccaaaggaattgaaatcagttTTCAAAGAGACATTCTCATGTCATTgaagcattatccacaatagccaagatatggtggcaacctaaatgtctatcaatgaatgaatggataaagaaaatgtgttatatacatacaatgggatactattcagccttaaaaaataaggaaatcctatcatttgCAACTATACggatgaacctgaaggacattCTGTTAAGTGGAATAAGCTAGACACAGAACAAACAAGATCCCACTTATATGGAGAATCCAAAATAATTAAACTCACaggagaaagtagaatggtggttaccaggggctagggagagggggaaatggatCAAACAGTACAGTTTCCTATTGGCCTTTGTTGTTAGCAGCAAATAATCCTGTCAAAACCACCAGACTGAAAGCCCCACCACTTGCCTTCAATCAAACCACCATCAACCCAAGATTTCTTGCCTATTTGACAATAGCCCAGAAGAGTAAAATTCAAGGGGAAGCAGCCCTCCTAACCACACCGGGGCCTTTGTCTTGCTAATGCTCACAGCAAGAACCCTTCAGGAAACAGACGTGGGTGAAGGTTGTGGAAGCCTCAGGGGATTTTAGGCTCCCACCCCTGCTAAGGTGTAAGCACTTATCCACCACTGCAGCACACCAAAAGAAAACTTCCAAAGCACTGTCACTTAGCCTCCTGAAAGGAATGTTTTTATGACCACTCTGGTACTAAAAAGTATATGTGTGTCCCAAACAATTAAACAGCCGTAAGTGTTCATGGACCTGATTCTTCTCGAGGACCTCTGAAGTTCCTGAGTGGATGTCATACACAGGTCAACTGACTTATAGGGGCCTTTATGGGATCAGTTTAGGGATGCCACAGAGCTTTGTCTTAATAGATGGAGTTCTTTCATTATGAACTTGAAGTCACTATTTCAGATTTAAGGCGAGTCCTTGGAAAGGTTTGGTTAACATGCATCTCCCTCCCCCTGGGACACTGAGAGAAGCATCTACAATAGACCTGAAGGCTTTTATCCACCCAGAAGGGCAAGTCCGGGGAAATTCAGAGCTAGAGGACCACACTAGCATGATGTAGAAGTAACCTTCGTGGAATTCCACCCTCCGACGTAAATTCTTAGTTAATTAACCTCAGAAatcaattgagagaagatattttcaaataagaaaccCAAAactcattagaaaaaaaaaactatcaattTATCTCATTTGCCTCTTATTCTTGCCCAAATCTTCAATTCCTAGAGTTCATGGATTAAgtagatatattttcatttatcttgggtacTCATAGATTTTcagtaattattaattttttataatgaaatgaatggatttttctggtttttgaatCTAATTTTGTCCCTGTGACTATTCTCTTCtcaatagctattattattgcatGCAGCTCTATTATGggttcaataaattatttttctaaagcgATCTATCCCCTAGTCTGTGAGCACTTCAGGGCCAAGTTTCCTGGCTACTCATCTTTACGTACTCAGTTTATGGCATACAAAACAAGTGCccaataaaggaagagaaagaggtagaAGGCAAGACAAAGAATGAATTCACATTTTGATgttatacttttcttcttttcaaaatgtcaatTATCTAAATACTATAGTTTAGTGGAGTACtgtataaatatctatttttttcaaataagcttTTCTTCTCAGACTGAGATTTATAGATCTCTGAGAGTATGCTAGAGGGTTGAAGGTGGGAGTTTACACGAAGATACAATGGAACAAATGTAGCTGGAAGATTTGTAGGAGAAAGGACTAAAACAAAACGTTGTTGGGGCTCgccctgtggtgtagtgattgagttcagcacactctgctttggcagcccaggttcagatcccgggcatggacatgtactgctcgtcagccatgctgtggcggcaacccacgcatgaagtggaggaagatcagtaaagatgttagctcagggataatcttccttgagcaaaaaaaaaaaaaagagtaggattggcaacagatgttagctcagggccagtcttactcagcaaaagcaaaaacaaaaaaaatgttctacatttttaaaagtgaaagtctATTATGGAATAGAATACAaaatttagctttaaaattttagataaaatttagataaaaagactaaataaatgTCATACTTGCCACAAATAAATTCTGACTATCTCCTCTTCTACACATCCCATGAAGGTGTTCATCTACCCCCCTTGCCACTTGGAAGTAATTTAAGGATCTCTACTTAGGATCATCCAAACATAAGACACTGACTTTGGTATTGAATTGGGGAGATAGGTTTGGAGTAGCACGTCttggaactgaattttttaactGACATTAAGATCAGCAGCAGTAGAAAACCCCTGTTGGACAGTTGACTTTTACATgcttataaaaaatggaaaataatttcctctttaaaaaactCTTTACAAAAGTAATGTCTACcacttatataaaaatatcaaagaacaaaatttttaaattagaaattctaTAATCTCCTCTACCTccagagataatcactattaTCAGCTTGATAATATGGTCCTTTATATACATAGATGACTTCACAAAAATATGATATGTACTAATCCGCCATTTTCAGTTAATATATTGTTGACATTAATCTGAGCCAGTAGCCAAGTACCCAGAACATTCTTCCAACAGTTGCATGGAAATACATGAATAGATATTATATGATTAACAAATGACCTTTCATGAATATTTCAACCACTTCCAAATTTTAATTATCACAAATCATAATTAATATCCTAAGATATATATTGTTGCACACATATTCAAGCACTTCTGTAGCTCAAGATCCAAGATGAGGAGCTTTTGGAGCAAAGGATATGCACAcctatttttaaatgcacattgtCAAAGATGGTATAATTTACTACTTGCCTTTGGGTGAGTGATGTTATCTGTTTTCTTAGACCCTGAACAACAGGTATTATAAAACTTCTGACCTCACAATACAAAAGGCCCAAACTGTTAGCTTTGGTCTTGCATTTGTGCTATTATTGATCAAGGGAAATATTCTTTCATAAGCTGTTAGCCATTTATACCTCTACTGGAATTgcctgttcaagtcctttgctcaattttctgtctatattattttctaatccaTTTTCAGGCTAATTAACCATAACCAAGTAAGTTGcaaattatctttatattttttcattatcattttaattcaatttataatGTTTTTCCAGTACAGCAGCAATTTTTATGCACTCTAATTTAttagtcttttcctttatagtcTCTAGTGTTTTATAATGCTTATTCAACCCAAGATTCTAAAAGTACtcaccaatattttcttctaatatatttATGACAATTCTTGACACTttaatctttgatccatttggaaacttttaaaaaaataagtgaagtgggatctaaatttttctaaatgcCAACCCAATTATATTAATATCATTTGTTAAATAATCCCTCTGCATCCTACTGATAATTGACCATTAATTATACACCATTTAGTTACATACTTGGTCTACtgctgacttctctctttttaccTCTTTGAGTGTGTCTTCCTACATTGTGGTCAAAGTGTGGGAGTCCTCTAGTTTTACAAGTTATTTAATATCTTCTAGAAAAatctcctctctcttttattttctaaaaatttcctgGAACTTccactgtgtttattttttggatCAAATTTATAATCATTTTGTAAGCTGTCCCTCCAAAAattctattgatattttatttggaattgcatgaaattttcagatttattaaaggaaaatttgcTTATTTACATAGTTTCTTATCCAGTAGCAATGTGTCATCCTTCTTTAGTCAAGACTTGTTATATTCCACAGATTTTTAAGATTCACTGTTAAAATGTGctgcatattttttatatttgttttctaaatttatagTTGCTTGCTATTGTGACCAAAACTTTACCAAACTCATCATAACCACATGTATTTATGTCTATAATTATTTATGTAGCATACTATATACAGTAAATGCCATACATACagtgtaatttatttttagtatgtaTCACAGattgaatgcttgtgtcccctaaaattcctgtgttgaaaccTCATCctcaatatgatggtatttggaagtgaggtcttcgggaggtgattaggtcatgagggcagatcCCTAAGGacatgggattagtgcccttataaaagaggctcaaGAAAACTTCCTTGCCCCTTCTGCTATGTAAGGACATAGCAAAAATATGTCTGGGCAATATATGAACCAAGAATTGGGCCCTCACCAAACACCAAATCTGCctatgccttgatcttggacttctcagcctccagaactgtgtaacttctgttgtttagaagccaccccagtctacagtattttgttatagcagccttaATAGACTAAGACAAAATGTGTGtatattaagtatattaattttagtaatttttataatttttaataggacaatttattgatttctcttaCTATTTTTTATCTAAAGCCAGTTCTTTTGACATTCCCAGATATAAGCCTATCACCACAAAAAATTATTCTGCCCCATCCTTTTAAATCTATGGCAGGCGTTATCTCAATATCATAAGCTGATGGCTTCTTGTGACTAAACTATCACCCAGTGATGGGAGGAATTTGATACTTAAATGACTCTGGAGCCTgtcccatgattttttttttccttctcattgaaAATGATGCTATGCCCTATATGAGCAAGCTTCAAGTCAGAATGATGCGGGGGGCTCCCAATCTTCTGGAAGTTTCCAAAGGTGGACCCCATTGGAGTATCTGGAGCTACTTATATGTGTACCTTGAGCAATGGGTCAGGGGAAGTAAGAAAACTAAATTCTGTTTCCACACATGCCAATCTCTTAAAAGAATAAAGTGTCCTAAAAGTGGGAAGATACAGCATGAATGGTTGGCAAAGGATATGCTGTTGTATGTTCTTTTAAGCAAGGTCATAGACTCATAGAGCTTCTTAGAGAAAGGGAACCTTCCAGGTAGACAATGAAGCCAACATTCTCAGTGTGGAGTTGAGTGTAGGGGAAAGTAAGTACAGGGGCTAGCAACTCAAATGGCTGTGCTGCAGTCAGCAAAGTATAGAACTACTGTGAAAAAGAGAAGTAACATGTATTGAGCAACCACCATATGCCAgacatttttctccattcattccATTATCAAACATCAACTCTTGGTGACTCATTGAGATTAACTTGACTTAGTCTGGATTCTACtgctttttgaaatgttttaactAGTAGCCATTGTTAAAAAAGCAGGAAACATCATGTTAAActtgaggacttttgcattgTTTTGAAACTCAGAAGATCTACAACATTTGGGTTTTGGCTAAGTATGGACTACACCCTCAAAAAATGGTTTAGGCTCTCCAAGCTAGCTCATTCCATCATTCCCTATTCACTTATTTATGTTACCTACCTAACCTGCTCATTTCTTAAAGTTGTGTCCTTTTATAATCttatcttccaaaaaataaaagctatgtaAGCAAACGTATAAGTTAGAGATAACTTCCCAACAGATAGgatcatttgggggaaaaaatttcaAGGGAATGCTTTTGCTCTCTTTAGTAGTTTGGAtcctttcaagaaagaaaagcGTCCTGGCTTTGGGACACTGAATCAGGGTCACCACTGTCTGCCGCTGGTTCCCATTCTGGAGTTAGTGGGCTTTTGACCTTTAAAAGATGATGGAattggaagaagaaatattttttgtatgAAAGTAATGGATTCACTCCAAATGAATGCTAGATATGAAAGACAGAGCATACACAAATTACAACTACCTTTAGCCCTAATTAATGCAAAATCCTGGCATATCTCcattgatgaaataaaaactacTGATTAGTTCactattttctgaatttcttagCCCCTGGTTTCCATTCTGGAACTAGtgggggttttgttgttgttgttgttttggtgggAGTAGAGAGAGTCTGAACATAATGTTGATATTTAAAGGATGATGAAAATggcaagaagaaatattttctatgaaaGTAACAAGGATTCATTTGAAATGAATCCTAGAAAGGAGAGAAggtggggaaggcagagagggagggaaggaaggagaaagattaAGCAAAGAATAACAACTTTAGCCCTAATATAGAAATCCTTGCCAGAACCCATTACTAAAATAGACCGTAGCAGCTCTGCTGGCCCAGGAAGCTCAAACGTCTTGCCTACATGTTGCCTCAGATCCACACCTGCCTTTCCCTGCCCTGCATTATTGGAGCTGAGAGTCCACAAATTAGGTTTTTCCAGTCTCCGTTTCAGATTCTGACAGCAGCAGGCACTGGCAGTCACTTTCAAATGACACACATCCAGACTCTCTATTCACTAAGTTTTCCTAGTATTAAATAGGGGACAGGATCACATAGACAAGACTTGGCCCCTAAAAGGTTCTATTACAAAGCTCTCAAGAAGATCCCCATAAGCATGTTAAAGAATTTTGCTGTTACTGACCATGGAGTAGTAACCGATACAAAGAAGGGTGGTCCTAAGGGATCTCTCAAGGTTTCGTTCCTAGAATGCAAGAACAAAGACTAACCTCATCCACTTGATCTTGAAGAAAGGTACAGAAATGTTCTACAACAGCCGCCCCCAAAAGCTATAGGCCTGCAATATAGTCaactttcctctctgtctccttgttGACCCAATGCTGTTCATTTCCACCACGGCTACTAAGTTTTTCTTAAATCAGAAGCTACCAACAGTAAGGGATCACTGTGTTTCTACCGAATTTAAAATATGACATGCACAATTCAGAAAACTGCTAAACAATAGAACAGTACTGCCTGGATCTGCCAATACAATAACATCTGTGGCAGATTAGAGTATAAAAAGTACCATTCAGTTCTGGCTTGCCTCCAGCTAGCAAAGAGAACACGGCAATTTGACTTCTTCGGCTTTGTTCTCTTATTCAGAAGATGAACTTGGTAAAGAATACTTTGTAAAGGTGTAGACTAATACAAATCAATGTTACTCAGGCTCTATATCCAAGgcataatttagaagaaaagaatatttcaaacaacTGGTAGATTATAGGGTATCACATTCATATGCCCACCACTCAGCTTTAACATATTTTaacattgtatatatttgtttcaGATGTATTTTAGACCCAAAATATCACAGTGGAGACCCACCCCCTCTTCCATGTGTCCTTACTTAATTCAATTCTCCTTATTCCTTCGCCTGAAAGAGTAACCACCATCCCCATGCGTGGTTTTATACTTTTACTAAATACATACATGTAGCCAGCATTAGTTTTGAAAATTTGGCACACTGcatatttttaagactttacaAATGATGTCATACTGGATATAGCATTCTGCAACTCATCTCCAATATTAAATTGACAGACAGAACTATGTCGTATTCTTTGTATCTGCTACataaaagttaacatttaaacatgttgttctaggggctggcccagtggcgcagcagttaagttcacacgttacGCTtcgcggcagcccagggttcaccggttcagatcccaggtgtggacacggcggacacggcaccacttggcaaaagctgtggtgtggtaggcgccccacatataaagtagaggaagatgggcacggatgttagctcatggccagtcttcctcagaaaagagaggaggattggcagtagttagctcagggctaatcttcctcaaaaaaaataaataaataaagtgttgttctaaaagttttttataaattaactcatttagtcaCTAAAAtaggggctaatcttcctcaaaataaataaataaataaagtgttgttctaaaagttttttataaattaactcatttagtcaCTAAAACAGTCCTAGGAGGTAGATAttttattcccatcttacagatgatcAAGTGATACATGGAGGAGTTAAATAATCTGCCGTTTCACAAAGCTAGTGAGTGGCATGTAATCTGAACAGAATCAGGCTCTGAGACAAGGATTCCATGTCCAAGATTGGTTTTAAAAGAGATTAATACAGTAGCTAATATTGAGCAAGGTTCCCGGTGTGAAGGTGTGCTTAATTAAGTGGCAGGCGTGAATCACTCGCTTACCTTTCTGAAAGTCCTTTATCAACTCTTTCTTCCAACCTCATCTCCACTCACCATAAGAAGTTAAACTAAAAGAATTCCAACGCATTACCAGGCATAACCTAGCAGTACCTCTGTAAGCGGTTTCTTGAACAGCTACTAACAGTGGGGTGGGTGACAACGACACTTCCACACCAACCTCTCAGCTTAGGCCCTATTCTGAGGTTATTCCTCAGACATCAAGAAGTATAGCCACAAAGACACAGcagattttatttgtaaaattatctccacataaaaattatatgcaaatgTCTTATCATAAGAGAATGTGCAAGGGCTATATTGCCACATCGCTTAAAAGAAACACTTCCTAAAAACACGACACATTAGGCACTGTCTCAACCCTAACTTCTAGGTGGCGTCTCAGGAGGTGGCATAGGGAAAGTTCCAAAATCTATAGCGattggtttaaaaattaaatttaagaatgCTTCAGCAACCGAGTTGTCAAGATTATCACAGAATCACCTAGAACACCTAGAATGTAGCCACGTTTGCACTCTCATGGACTAAAGAATGAGGCATTTTAGGTAGAAGTGACTGGTAGAATGGCTTCACctgcagaagaaaaagacagatcgTTAGTAAACAGCTGCAGTGCAGCTACTGACAAACGTGGCACAGAAAACACATTGATTAACACTTTGACCAATGAATTTTGAGCATCTAAGTGCCAGGGATTGGAGGAAGATGTTGAGCAGATCTAGACACTTGGCAACTTTTATCTAAGTGGCCGATAATTAAAGTGAATGGTTTGATTATCAACCCAGATTATGTTTAAACCCAACTGGAGACTTAGTTACTCTGACATGATGAttgtggtgaggaagacttgTCAATAAGACCAGAACATACATAGATATGTGGaagtcacattttttttccaaacacaattGTAATTAGTGTAAGACTCATCACATAGCTAGACATTACTtaaaccagaaacaaacaaacaaacttattAGCAGAGACTTAAGCTTTAGCCTTCCTTATATCCACATCATCGTGTTCTGTCTCTTCTATGGATCCTCACCGAGGAGTCTTGGAAGTATGGGATCCAAGGCAATCCAAACAGGCAAGTGTTGCTTAAGGTCCAGGAAGGACAAGAATTGTCAGAGGGAAGACCATCCTGGGACTTTGTGAGATTGTTGTTGGTAGTGCCTGGAGTGTCATCTAAAAATGGCGAgctaaaagttttaaagaagagaaaatgtgcaTATcaggttaaattttaaaataacccatTCAGTCTTGTTTTGGCTTCACCCGTTGCTGTCCACCTGACTTTACCAGGAGCAGTGTTACCACCACTTCCACTCTTCCcactacttaatttttttttcaggaataacACTATTAATggttccccccttcccctctcaaCATTCTACCATTGGGGAATCTATTCCCCAAGATAGAGTTAGCTCTGATGGCCTTATGAAGAAGTTCCCAGAGACAAGCATAAAGCAGGAGTCCTAGAATCTTTTACATTTTCCATTCATAaactaccaggaagaaggaactggccacccattttcaaaaaaaattgacCTTGAAAATCTTGTGAACAGCAGCAGGGCATTAtctgatatagcgctggaaggtgagaagatggcacaaaagaccaggcagggttccctCTTGCTGTACACGGGGTCTCCAGGAGTTAGAATTGACTCCATGTCACTAACAACACAAAAGTGTTATTTTACTGATCCTTAAGATACAAAAAAGTTTAGGTAGTTTTCCCAAAAGCCATAGGGTCATGGTATCTATATTAAACAAGcaccctcatttcttttttctttttttaaactgttttttcaAAACAGTTCAAAAAAAATTATGCCCATGCAAGTGTACAGGATTTATGTAAGtcacaaaaattagaaaacattagGTCTTGTATAGAATAAAGAATTATACAACTTAGGtcagaatttaattttcaaaaaatgtttgatCTTAAAGAGTAGATACTCAATGCTTTCTCTCCAATTCCTGTTTTTCCAAGCATCTCCTGATCTTCAGAGAGGTAGCTATGTGAGAAGGTGTGTTCAAGTCTTGACTTACCGTTTCTTAACTACCTGATCATGAGCACATCAACCTCTGAGCTTTATTAATCCATTTTAGTATGTCTTAGTAGGGTTCCCCAAAGGCAGAACCTGACAAGGAGAGTTATAGGCAGGTGATTTATTATAGAAGTGTTACCAGTAAGGGAATGGAGCATGCataagaggaagacagagatgaCAAAAGTGTGCTATTTCAAGCAAAGTTCTAGCCTCAGTAGAACCTGCAAGAGAGCCCCAAAGTTAAATCCTGCCTCACAGTTTGTCCTTAGATCGGGCAACAGAGCCAGGTGTTCACATTCCCACACCGCTCGATGTGAGGATCGGGGAATTTTGTAAACTCCCAGGCCCAGTTGGGGTCATTAAAAGCCAAACTCCagagaagcaaggaaagaggCACACAGAAATGGTAGGGGTGGTCCAAGAGGATCCGGGCAGAGCATCTGCAATGACCAAATGACATGGATAAGTATTTCATTGGACTGAGGAACCACACAAAGAGACATCATTCCAAGACTCAAACCAAGCTGAGCTTCACTTCccaaatgtttta
It encodes:
- the OOSP3 gene encoding oocyte-secreted protein 3 isoform X1, whose product is MKDFVRLQSSLLLCVILAFFEQKTAVSVGCTSSMFWAVVEPTLLGQGHFLHPDEVSLGIGCPVTNITSQGYEFNYLVTECGIQKEVFSYGVIFYSALHYNIINKGVTGKIPLMCIVSSDMESILTPGDPVYSKREPCLVFCAIFSPSSAISDNALLLFTRFSSSPFLDDTPGTTNNNLTKSQDGLPSDNSCPSWTLSNTCLFGLPWIPYFQDSSVKPFYQSLLPKMPHSLVHESANVATF
- the OOSP3 gene encoding oocyte-secreted protein 3 isoform X2, which encodes MFWAVVEPTLLGQGHFLHPDEVSLGIGCPVTNITSQGYEFNYLVTECGIQKEVFSYGVIFYSALHYNIINKGVTGKIPLMCIVSSDMESILTPGDPVYSKREPCLVFCAIFSPSSAISDNALLLFTRFSSSPFLDDTPGTTNNNLTKSQDGLPSDNSCPSWTLSNTCLFGLPWIPYFQDSSVKPFYQSLLPKMPHSLVHESANVATF